One Clavelina lepadiformis chromosome 1, kaClaLepa1.1, whole genome shotgun sequence genomic region harbors:
- the LOC143446128 gene encoding BET1-like protein, with translation MAGWNRNGSDSATERMMEAENNRLADQLSGKVSRLKMLSLDMKDNVEEDNRYLDDMGSDFMSTTGLLGGTVSRFTKMMDSGRGNRKMMCYVILALVIIFFILYFIITKSSKT, from the coding sequence ATGGCTGGATGGAATCGCAATGGAAGTGATTCAGCCACAGAACGAATGATGGAAGCCGAGAATAATCGATTGGCCGATCAGCTGTCAGGCAAAGTATCCCGCTTGAAAATGCTAAGCTTGGATATGAAGGACAATGTGGAAGAAGACAACAGATACCTGGATGACATGGGGTCAGATTTTATGAGCACAACCGGATTATTGGGAGGAACAGTTTCTCGATTCACAAAAATGATGGATTCGGGGAGAGGAAATCGAAAAATGATGTGTTATGTTATTTTAGCACTTGTTATTATATTCTTCATTCTTTATTTCATAATAACAAAATCTAGCAAGACATGA